ACAGGGACAATGTTGCATTGTCCCCCAAAACAACCCCGGTTTGGCAATTTATGGAGAGGAACCCCAGCATGAATTAGACACTGTACCCCTGATTAATTTGCACAGCATTCCTGGGGGCCAGCTGAGGATTCCCAGGCTTGGTAGGGGGAAGCATCCTATCCcatcctttccctccccctgtGGCTTTCCAAGGGCTGGGaacaggggctggggctgtggctgtgggaaaGCAAAGGGCCAGTCCAAGCGTGGTGCCTCATTAGCAAAGACAATAAACTCCCTCTGGATAACAGGGCTGGAATGGGGCTGGGTGAAGCTGAAGTAGGTCACAGGCTCCATGCTGGAACACCCACAGTCTGTGAGAGCCTGGGCCAGCCAGGGGGACCTGGAGGGACATGGGCAGAGTAGGAACAGGGGCAAGGGGTGCTCacaggggcactgggagcacatGGTGGGACTGactctcctggcacagcacctCTAGCCAGGAAGCAGCCTGAAACAGGGCAGCAATGCTTTTTCTGAGCTGCTTGGCTGTGGAGCAGAACCATGAAGCCCAGAACCTGGGAGTtttgctggcagagcagcatcAGCCCCAGGCATTGCAGATCCAGCattgccaggctgggatggctcctctgcaggcagcccagggaggcAAGAGCAGCTCCAGTAGCCACAGCCCACAGCGACCACCAGCAGCTCCGGTGGATGGGACTGGTCCATCGTTGGGGATGGCCCTGACAGGGGCTGACACTgtgcccctgctccctcccagccccacctgaGCCCCCACTTACAGCAGAGTTGAAGCGCAGGTGGCAGATGTTGCAGGAGATGAACTGCTTCTTCTTGAGCGGGGCCGGCACGCCGAAGGTGTGGCTGATCACTGCCTTCTGCACCGGGTCCATCTGCaaggggagcagggcacagggtgGCTGGGTGCTATGTCCTGATGGCTGTCCTGGCATGGCACCATGTCCTGGTGACCCCCACACTCCCAAGGAGCCACTGCCAACACCACAGAGCTCACAGGGTGGTTGGAAGGAGCAAGGGGCTGCATCTGCCAGGGAGCCCTGTGGCCATGGAGGCTCCCCTGAACATGGCAAggtgctgtgtcctgtcctgcttAAACCATTCCTGAATCCATCAAATCCACAAGGTCTGAATGTTGGCTGTGGTCTGGCAGAAGGGATGAGACCCCAGTGTGTGCCCAAGTCCCCTCTCCCCCCACACATACACTTGTATCACAGGCGGCAAATTACCAGTTTCTGTTTGAACCTTGAcatcagcaggagcagagatcaCCAAAATGAGAGACAGAGGTGGCCAAAACAAGCATCTGGCCATTCCTTCTCCATGTGATCTTCAGCAGAGAGTTGGAATGTCCCCATTCAATGCCAAAGGCACAGGCAGGGCCATGTGTGCCAGCCCACAGGACACTGACAGCCCACATGGGTGCCAAGGCAGGAGAGACACCAGTGCTTGCTGCCACAGACAAGCTCACCCAAGATACAGTGCCCACAAAAGCCCCTCTGGgctgccccactgctgcccaGATGTGCTTTTCACCTGCTCAGACCCAACAATGACAACTCGGTCACAGGGTTGGGCACACACAGAACCACTTCAGTGACCtgccaggagcccagggctCTGGTGGGGCCAAGCTTGTGCCTGGTGCCAGGTTCTGGCCCTTCTGTCTCGCCTCAGGGCTCAGCCTCATTCCACAGCCCAAGCACCAAACTGCTTCCAAAAGCCATAATTGTTTTtaacaaaatgtatttattaaagaagaaaacataagaATAACCTCTTTGTCTGAGCATGGCTCCAATCTATAATGCAAGTATTGTTCCCTagcctgtggcacagggagatTATCTTATCTGAGTCCTGCTGTCAGGAGAGCCCGGGGTTTTCAGCGATCGTATTTCTCTGCAAAGCTATTTCACTGCCGAGACAGGTGCATCAGTCTTCGAGGCACATGCCTGGACAACAGCACCATTATCAAGACCCCAAATTCCTTTCCAGGAGTGAGCAGAATGGTAAAAGCAGGTGATTAATGAAGTGCCTGTTTGCTATGAAATTTTACTCACTTATCTGGCATATAAATGAAGAGGCATTTGGGGTTCGGCAGAGACCTGGGGGAAGCTACAGATGGCCAAGATGCTGCTCCATACCTGACAAAAAGCATTGCaatgtgctgctggcagcacccccatgctgctgggctgctgggcCAGCACTTGTTTTCAAGAGAAACACCCACCTTTccattcaggaaagaaaaatggctCCAAccttcccagcagtgtcaccaccAGGTTCCCACCAAGCACCACCAGCTTCCACCAAACAACCCACcgagcactgccagctcccgTGGGCTCATCCACACCCTGAGCACCACAGCCTGGGATTGGAGGAGgatgcagaggggaaggagatgCTGGCACAAGGACACAAATGAGGCCAGGGACTATCTTGGCCACGTTGTGAATGTGCCAGTGAAGCCAGTGGCACCAGGGCCCCATCTGAGCCTCAACTACATGGTGCTCCAGCACAGGGTCTCTTTATCCTCCTGGGGTTATGCCAGGCTGATGGCACCAACCTCTACCTCCTTCCTCCTGTGCTTTTGCCAAGTCCACTCTGCTCAACCCCATGGCACAGCAATGAGCTGTGTCCACCAGAGCACCTGCAACCgccctgggcaggcacaggACTCAGGAGCTCCCAGGGGCTGGGTTGGCCAGACCTGGCTcctcaccccagccccagcattcCAGCCAAGGCACGTGCAACTGGTGGCcattgctgctcctgctgtcccagagcaAACACCAGCACTGTCTCAAGCCTCCAGCTCCCACCCCCATGAGAGCACACACAGTCCCGGGTGCTTTGCCagaagcccagcccagctccatcctgccctgagcacatcTGAAGCCTGGTGCCACCTGAGAGCCCTTGTGCTTCTCCCCGAAAGCAAACACAAACATGCCTCTATCTCCTCCCTGCCACATTCCCTCGCAGCTCTCTCGGATGTGGAAAAGTCCCCACAGCTCCCGCAGGGCCGGCTGTGCTGCAGCCGTACATACCGgtgcctgcagccagggatTGAGGCTTTTCCTGGCGGTTTCCAGAAGAatggagccagcagcagaggtggcttTGGGCACCGCGGTCTTGGGGAATAAAGATCCCAGCTTTATAGTCAATTCGTATTGACTCACATTACTTTATTTATCCCTGGATGTTCCTGCCGATATAAATAGCGATCCTTGCGCCGAGCTCCCTGCGGCCGCTGAGGTCAGGAGCAGGAATTCACAGGGATGCAGCATCCGTTCAGACCGCGTGTGCTGACGGAGTTTTACGAGGCGCTGCTGGGTCCTGGGGATTTGCAACATCCCAAGCTAAGGGAAGGGCCTTTGGAGCAAGGAACGTGCCGGCAGTGCTCTTAGGGGTTTTATCACCGGTTGCTGCTCTAAGTGACAGGAGGCAGCTTGGAAGGGTTTTGTTCACTCAGGAGTAAAACATCTGCTGGGTTCATGGGAGCCCTGTgacctgctctgggtgcagagtgttctgctgggcagtgcaaacagctcctgctcctcagggcaTTGCTGAGCCctcacagcatccccagccGTGCAGGGCGTGAAAGGGAAACACCCAGATcctgctgtggagcagctccAATGTGGCAGCGACCTCAGCAAGGGGCAGACCCTGACTGCTGCCCCCTACCCCCTCCCCACACCGAGGCTCAAGTGGAGTCTGACCAGCCAGGCTCAGGATGAAGGGATGTTCCAACCCTACATCCTGAGGGATGGAgcctctgccctggctcctccagagctgccagaCCGACTCAGGCTGCAGCGATGCTCCAGCCCTTTATCCTGTGGGATGGAACCTCTGCTCTGGCTCCTCCAGAGCCACCAGCCTGCCATGCCCTGAACCTCACCCAGCCTCCTTTGGCCACAtctccagcacagacacaccccaaaggggcagctcctgcccctggaCCATCAGCCAACAGCACAGACCAGGCTCAGGTCTGAGCTCAGAGTGGTTGACTGAGGTCCCCAGCTGGCTGAGACAGGCTCCCCTGGCATCTCTGTCTGTGTCTGACCCACCCTCTGTGGCCAGAGcccacacagagcacagcagccatGCGACACTGTGTGGCTCCAGCAAGTACCAGATTCATTTTCCaaattactaatttttaaaaagcaacaaacgTGGGTGAGCATGCTCTGAGGCAGCGGCAGGTGGGAGCCGAGAGGAGCAAACAACAGGCATTGGGTCAAGTGCACTCCTGACTCCAGTGACTAAAAAAAGAACCCAGACAAAAAGCAGGAACTATAATGGCATCAAAACCCCTCCTGTCCTGTGTTCTAGCTCATTagcccagggagaggctgggctggggcttcAAAAGAGCTTAAAGGACTCAGACGCCTGAATCCCCTTCAACAGCAACTGGAATCCTGCGCTTAATTTCTGAACTGCCTTTGAGGACCTGAGTGATAATTTGCACCTTCCGAGCACATTTAAGCTCAAAGCCACTCACAAAAGGCCagtgagcagggagggggctCAGGAAAGTCCCATTTCCAGGTTCATGAGGGAAAACATCGGGCATTGACTgaaccccaaaacaccaacgtgcagctcctctggggcagagatggggagcagcccccaggcCCACTGCCCTTCCCAAAGCAGAACCTGCTCCACAACAATTCCAGGCATCAGTCAGGGGTTAGAGAGACCCCCACGGGGCTGGGACCAGCCTGggggagcagtgcagggtggGGAAAACACCACTTCACACCCAGCACAGTGGTGTGTCCTTGGCCACATCCATGGCAGTTTCACTGTCTAACGGAACATCTCTAAAGATGTTTCACTGCCCACCCCAGGCACCTGGGTTGGTGGTCCAAGGTTGGAGATTTGGAGCCcaagggaggggtgggagcagcccccCAGCACTCTGACTCCCTCaacatccacagcagcagccacattCCTCATATCTGTAGTacattctctctctttttttcttttccttatttaattttcaactaATGAACTGCTCTCCAGAGCTACTTTATTACTATTGATTCCAGGGGCAAAATCCAATTGATCTTGGTTAAAATGAACCATGTTTTTAATTCTGGTACTGACAGGCtctggctgggcaggagctaAGGGCAAAGTGGGCATGTTGAACCCAGGAATTAAACCAGAAACTACCTGGTAGGGTTCAAGGAGTGGTGCCATGTAGAGGAGAGACTGCTGTAGGGGAGGAGGGGTCCAGCACACGATGCCCATCCTCCCTGGGGACTCACCGTGTTGAAGTTGGGGAAGAGGTTGAGCGGAGATGTCCCGTTGAGCCTGAAGGTCAGAAAGTGCTTGATGTCCAAGGGGGGATGAAGAGGCCGGCCAGGGATGGGCAATGATGCTAAGAGGGGGCTGTTGTGTCCGGAGGGAcctgggcaggcagagggaaagAGCAGCGTTAGCACAGGTGACAGAGCACACAAAAtacagcacacagggacatcTGCCACGGACTGTGGAACTCCCCCAGGGAAaactcccagcccaggctggccctgggcaccCCTTTGCCTCCCAGGCTCAACACCAGCACCCCAGTTTGAAGCTGGATGCAGCCACCTCCACATCAGGGCGTGGACACACGCAGGAGTCCGAACCCTCCAAAGGTGTCCAAACCTCCCCAGGGAAGcatccccttccctgggctctgccatggagccacacagccctgggttCCCCCACACCAGCACCACCAGGGCTCCTCACCACGGTTGCTGAGGGTTTGGCTGCCAGTAGCAGCCAAAGGACTGggggcagaggctgagctgctccccatCCTGTGGCACAGTCGCCACTCCCCGGCCCCCGCAAACCAACCACGCGCTCCAGCGTGAGATTTAAAAATAGCCTGGAGTTATTAATAATGTTCTGTTTCAACAGAAAACACCCGTGGGATacggggaaggagggaggcaaGGCCAAGCAGAGGGAACTGTCTCCAgcctgctccccatcccaacTCAGACTCATCACAGGTTATGAGCACAGGAAAGCATCCTCCAAGTGGCAGAGggagtccctgcccagctctgggagcaaggagggggaaaagctaaaataaaaagaattaacCAATCAAACACAATAAATAAGAAATGGTTTCAGAATGCTGTGAGCCAGAAGAGCCCATTCACATCCCTCATTGCTTCATAACTCCTCCaacccacccacagccccttttcctgcagcagggacaaggTCAGTGCTCCTCATTCCTttggattttttgaggtttgGGTTCTTTTTCACCTCAAAGGCATCACGAGTCCCTTGACCCAGCACAACCCCATCCTAACAACTCCCTGGACCTGAAAATACCCTTGTGGGAGGCTGACAGTGACCAGTACCCACTCCCACAGCATGAACACTCCCTGATGCCAGCTATGCAGAATGGGGACCCCAGGCTGGATCTGCTCCTCACTCTGCTCCGCACCCGCCCCGTGCTGATCCTGGCTGGTGCAGGATCTGAGACATCTGAAATTCAAAGTCTGagagattccctggatttgagCAGCCAGTGCTCATCGCCAGCCCCATGGGCACCAACGACCTCTTTCTGGGCAAGTGCACACGGCGGCTCTGCCACGGCGCCGGAGCCATCCCCAAGCCAGGCTGACTCCGGGGAGGAATTACAGTTTGCTTCATCAGGCGTGCACTGATCGAGTTAATTCCAGAGTCGCCCAGAAGGGAAATCTGTGAAACcgcttaaaaataaataaataacattacAGCAGCAGCGAGCAGGACTGGGTGAGGGGTGCATAATTAACCTTCTGAGGCGTGAAACAGTTCTTCTACATCAAATCATCTGAGACGGCCGGGCTGGCgccagaggagctgccctgggaccccccagcaCACGCAGCCGGGGCCCCACGCGAGAGCAGCGAAGGCATTTGGGGCTGGATCACGAGGGGTGCCACTCACACAGTCAGTGCGATTTGCACGGACTGCACTGGccttgaaaatataaaatatacatatctttttaaaatatatatatacacatgtatatatgGGAGGCACAGAAGGTGGGCAATCACCTCATCCCCAAAATCAGTGACTACAAGaagggatgctgcagctcagtTAACGCTTTGGGATGAAGGGTTCactccctggggagcagctcctgcactgggCAGGCACAGGATGAGTGCTGAAGGGACACAGAGTCATGGTCAGCcaccacctgcagcagctgctgcccaccaATAAGAAGAAATGAGATGTCAACCTTTCTGGCACATCCTTGAGCTTAAATTTGTGCATTAAACACATTTCTGGACTAGCATATACCAAGCAGAGACAGCTCAGAAACCCCTGTGAGACCCTGCAGACGGGCAGGTCTGTGCTCACTTGGCTTTGTCAGAAGCAGACAAGAtcctgaggagcaggaaaagagcTGAGGCCAGTTCAGTGAAGCTCCCCAGCATGTCCCAACTCCCTGCTGGGCCACCCACAGGATGCTCTTGGGGCACCTTTCCAAGGTTAGGGGGCCATGGCATCGTGAGTCCTGCCTTACCTTTGCTGCAGGGCagattccagcagcagctgagggcagtATTTTTAGGTATTAATTAGACACTCAGTTAAGGGGATTTGCTTTTGGGAGAGTGGCAGGGCCCCAGGTCTGTATAGAATGACACGACCTTAGGCAAGGTGAcatggccagcagcaggtggggctgtgctggtgaaCACACCCCCAGTGGTGCAGCTTTTTGTCTCCCCCCATTTTGGCAGAGGAGCCCCCACCTCCACAGtgcatgctgctgctctggcactgcgTGTCCTCCTGGGACAGGACAtgttccaggctctgcagagcattCCAAGGGGCTGGTGCAAGGAGAGGAGCACACGTGTTCCTGGCATAAGcacctgctgcagtttggggggttgtttttgtgCCTTCCCCAGTCCAGGCCTGACCAGGAGATGTCAAAGCCACGATGTCCCTGATGTGTTGCATGTCCCCTGCTTGCAGCTCAGCCAGAGCCATCAACCTGCACATTCTCTgcctggggctcagcccagtTCCTATTCCACAGACAAGAGACTGTTGTAGGGATCCCTTGgaatttaaaggaattttcagcCCTGCATTTAACCAAACTCACCTGAACTGCATCTGGCTGtcctccccagcctgtccctcaCCCTTCACTCTACACCGCCACCGAACACAAACCTGCAGCAGGTTTTTCTCCTGGtccctgtgagcagagcagagcaactGTTGTGCTCTGACACCTGCCTGTGTGaacctcccagagctgcctctgaaGGCAGCAGGGCCAACGCTGCAGGTTCTCATACCAACACGAGTCTGCCAAGGACCCATCTCCGCAGACGCCGCTGCCTCAGAGAGCATCTGGCACAGAGTCTGCCCAGGCCAGATGGAGACAGAGTTGTTTATTCACACAgaggctccctcctgcctgagAGATGTTCTCAGCAAATTTTGATGGTGTCTCTAAATCCTTACACAGGGCTTTAAAGCTTTTTTCTGTGGCCAAGCACGTTTCCAGGAGGCTCCCCAGTGCCAAAGGCTGATGAGCAGAGAAGAGGAGCAACACCCAGTCACAACGCTGGACCATGAtggcagcaccagtgcagccccagcacctctgggatcTGGACCAGTAACAAATAGATTGCACTGCATTGGACTCCCAGAGCAACCAGACCTGGACTGTGGGGCAGCAGATCTGCTAAACGCTCCCATTTCCAGCTtttggcagctccagcagaggaCCCAGCACTCAGGATACAACTGAGGTAATGCTTCATGATGCTGCACTGGGTTTATTGCTGATTAGAATCAGTCTGGATGAAGGAAAAAGCCCTCCAAGTCAAAACCAGCAAAGCCCTGTCACACTGGAAcacaccagcagcaccccagctctgctggcaccGCCAGAGCCGTGGGCAGAGGGGTctgagctcctggctgctgtgggcaccaACAGCTCTGCTTGCCTTGGGATAGAGAACAACACCTAAACACCTCCAGTTGGTCCTAAAAGCAGGTTTTGAAGGAATTTCTCCTGGACTGCAGGTTGCCAAGAGTTCAGGGTGCAAAGGCAACTCTGGGATGTGAGGACATTTTGGAAAGAACAAGAATTAGCTATTGATTGTTTTTGGACCCCTGCTCATAATTTATTCTGTCcttgccaaaaagaaaaaaaaataagtccTTTTAGATACCTTTATactttagaaaaattaagatagaCCTTTTTAatatagatatttatatatgtatatttatatatatacacacatacacatatgtACACAATGATGCATTTAAAGTTACTATTTCCTCAGCCATTAGCCATTACAATATCATTCCCTAAATCTCTTGCTCTTGAAATGATCATGACTTGATGCCACTGCTAAAAAtaccctgtgctgtgtgcaagGAACACCAACACGACACCGCCAGGCATGTTGGGGTCGGCGCAGAGCTCGGAGGATGCGCTGCCTTTTCTGCATTCGTTCTCCAGGCTCCAGAATAACAGAAATCCCATCTTTTGGCAGAGCATTAAGCAAAAGCTGCTGGGTATCTTTGTGCAAAGGCAACGTGACATTTGAGCTCAAGAGCTTTGCCTTCATCTCCCTAAAACGAAATAATGGCAaacccttggaaaaaaaattatttcaatttggAATCTCAGGTGGCCTCAAGATTCTGAATTCTGTGAGATTGAAACAGAGGTCTGGGGCATGAGGGAGGGGTGGTCATGGGACCAGCATGGCTTTGCAAAGGATCCTgttttcccagcacagagcaggtctCCATCCACCGTGGCTGCCCGGCCCCAGCAGTGACCAGTGATGCAGAAAGGCGACGCTGACGGGCACTGGGGGCTGCCCGCAGGCCCCGGCTCCTGCCCGAGGGCTCGGCCCTCAGCAGCCACGCTCACTTCACCTGTGCCATGATGAACCCAGACTCCCTCATGCTCTCATAGTACTCGATGGCCAGCGCAAAGTTAAACTCGCTGATGGCTGGCCCGTCGATGGCGATCTTCATGAGGTCAGAGAGCCCCTCGGCCTTGGCATGGCGTGAGCGGCCGCGCTTCAGCAGCTCCCGGCCCCGGCTCATCTTCTCGGCAAggaccgagcccagcggcaaGGCCAGGGCAATAGCGGCCAGCACAGCGAAGTCTGGGAAGAGTTCATgcatctcagagctgctgtAGACCAGCTTGACGCACAGGTCCTTGAAGGAGAGCTGGCTGAGGCTGAAGACGATGCGCTTGAAGAGGGGAAAGTCGCTCAGAGCCCGCTCGCTCACCACCACCCGTGAGTacacctgcagcaggaaattCAGCTCGCTGACCCCATAGCTGCCAATGTCCTCCAGAGTCTGGGGGTAGCACTTGGGGTTGAAGATGGCAGAGAAGGAGCTGATGGCCTCCAAGACGCTGCTGGGGAACCTGTCCAGCAGGTTGCCCCGCACCCTCTCCAGGTAGCTCTCCTTGAGGTGCTCAAAGTGTTCCAGGTGCACTTGGGAGCAGTTGGCCAGCTCCACACCCTTGTAGTAGAGGCGGCTCTCGCCCTCCCGGCCGTCCTGCAGGTGCTTGTCCATCTCGCTGAGGAACTCCCGGAGGTTCTGGccgctgctgctctgctgggcctGCAGCATGGTGGCTGTGGTTGACACTATGGGCTTCAAGATGGACAGGTCGAAGTCCTCAATCTGGAAGAAGCAACTGAGCTTCTGGAAGATGGGGAGGACATCGAGGAGGATCTTGGTGAAGGCCACAAACTGGAACTTCTTGAGCTCTTCGCAGAGCCCACGGGCCACGGGTGAGCGCTCCGCCTCgctctccagcagcaccaccagtGTGGGCCACGAGGAGTCAATGGCTTCTACAGCTGGGAAGATGGAAGTCCAGTGGATGGCTTTGGGGCTCCCAAGGTCTATCTCACAGAGGTCCAGGacactctgcagctcctgcaggctaTCACCTCTCCCCTGGAAGCTGGAGTAGAGCCTATACACAGCATCCACGGTGGTCTCGTACTTCTGGAGGTACTCGATGGTGCTGATgctctcagccagcagcagggaggtgccATGGGACAGGCTGTGCACCTCAGTGAGCAGCGGGCAGAGAGAGGTCAGCGCCGTGCCCAC
This Catharus ustulatus isolate bCatUst1 chromosome 23, bCatUst1.pri.v2, whole genome shotgun sequence DNA region includes the following protein-coding sequences:
- the C23H17orf113 gene encoding transmembrane protein C17orf113 homolog, whose amino-acid sequence is MVPPGKKPAGETSNSNKKCKRYFNEHWKEEFTWLEFDYERKLMFCIECRQALVRNKHGKAENAFTVGTDNFQRHALLRHVTSGAHRQALAVNREQLAFDARVHGHPELRSLIKVEVNPAKVAVLTTVYWMAKEDIPDEKCSSLLNFQKFNLCQALLASEHSEYYHPGSVREMQAAIAKVLHNEDRHRIKASPFIGLVVDETVDVLEHRSLAMFTTTVSPYNGQTSTTFLGSFELPTGEASTVAGKVGEVMRSFGIPTMKLTWLSADSASLVAERLSGVGTALTSLCPLLTEVHSLSHGTSLLLAESISTIEYLQKYETTVDAVYRLYSSFQGRGDSLQELQSVLDLCEIDLGSPKAIHWTSIFPAVEAIDSSWPTLVVLLESEAERSPVARGLCEELKKFQFVAFTKILLDVLPIFQKLSCFFQIEDFDLSILKPIVSTTATMLQAQQSSSGQNLREFLSEMDKHLQDGREGESRLYYKGVELANCSQVHLEHFEHLKESYLERVRGNLLDRFPSSVLEAISSFSAIFNPKCYPQTLEDIGSYGVSELNFLLQVYSRVVVSERALSDFPLFKRIVFSLSQLSFKDLCVKLVYSSSEMHELFPDFAVLAAIALALPLGSVLAEKMSRGRELLKRGRSRHAKAEGLSDLMKIAIDGPAISEFNFALAIEYYESMRESGFIMAQVK